The following are encoded together in the Anopheles nili chromosome 3, idAnoNiliSN_F5_01, whole genome shotgun sequence genome:
- the LOC128724912 gene encoding protein SHQ1 homolog, with protein MENKLKFSVFSEPNCIVVELEVPELDLEHESELVLNVFPTECTFITAPYHARIPLQHNAKPGKIFPHKIDYDKSIITFRAALNYAVESEKDCQNSSTFPYGFHQLYSGPLSLDTSEDVKVLNHPDLHSFVDRCKMKENAEDQDFLCEHYGMDYIQYDIDKLGINLESSPVGCKLSDEQSYRIRVIMEEKKRQSSTYTSIEDHSVLLLGLLDILLAVGYDRLTNSNELNEANSYINIHRISGTLSFFVEFENVEQMLRSFYRRSCVYPYYRHKEISKACVETMIKRLSLENNQEWIQQQLMHAYDAFKTTDCDILNHYFIKDYIRYVALGLHNELLMEYIDEIEKVLPKVHQQRLGFNEEVVIQKLLNEIMAQEDSDVTDSDDYDSTEDESDEEVDECENATNANENVLEKLMNLNLSG; from the exons atggaaaataagTTAAAATTTAGTGTATTTAGCGAACCAAATTGTATTGTTGTGGAGCTTGAAGTGCCGGAATTGGATTTGGAGCATGAAAGTGAGCTGGTGTTGAACGTTTTTCCTACCGAGTGTACCTTTATAACTGCACCATACCATGCAAG GATACCACTGCAGCATAATGCTAAACCAGGAAAAATATTTCCGCACAAAATAGATTATGACAAAAGCATTATCACATTTAGAGCAGCATTAAATTATGCGGTTGAATCTGAAAAGGATTGCCAAAATAGCTCGACCTTTCCGTATGGTTTCCATCAACTCTATAGTGGTCCGCTTTCTTTG GATACAAGCGAGGACGTAAAAGTTCTGAATCATCCAGATTTACATTCATTTGTGGACCGATgtaaaatgaaggaaaatgccGAAGATCAAGATTTTTTGTGTGAGCATTATGGAATGGATTATATACAGTATGATATCGACAAACTAGGTATAAATTTAGAAAGTTCACCTGTTGGTTGTAAACTTTCTGATGAACAGAGCTATCGAATTCGCGTGATTATGGAGGAAAAGAAGCGTCAGAGCAGTACCTACACATCTATTGAAGACCATAGCGTATTGCTGCTTGGATTGTTGGATATTCTTCTGGCTGTAGGATATGATCGTTTGACGAACAGCAATGAACTTAATGAAGCAAACTCATACATTAACATTCATCGTATATCCGGCACACTGTCGTTCTTTGTAGAATTTGAAAACGTAGAGCAAATGCTTCGATCGTTTTACCGTAGATCCTGCGTTTATCCTTACTATAGGCATAAAGAAATATCGAAGGCGTGTGTAGAAACGATGATTAAACGACTATCCTTAGAAAATAATCAAGAATGGATACAGCAACAGCTGATGCATGCATACGATGCATTCAAAACTACCGATTGTGACATACTAAACCATTATTTTATCAAAGATTATATTCGCTACGTAGCTCTGGGTCTACACAATGAACTTTTAATGGAGTATATAGATGAAATAGAAAAG GTGCTTCCCAAAGTTCATCAACAGCGTCTTGGTTTCAACGAAGAGGTAGTTATACAAAAATTACTCAACGAAATTATGGCGCAAGAGGATTCGGATGTCACCGATTCGGATGATTACGACTCCACGGAGGATGAAAGCGACGAAGAAGTTGACGAATGCGAAAATGCGACaaatgcgaatgaaaatgttctggAAAAGTTaatgaatttaaatctttCAGGGTAA
- the LOC128724913 gene encoding uncharacterized protein LOC128724913 has protein sequence MNGLLQPSLAFFKSLGWRGKLLATFGVIVSTDVIYELWLLLRDVVHRKKSQMRFCEVHFMNRRKIANPSPSSLALKFEHTNRLVSYIDRAEKSIYLSMYIFTIKEVCEAVIRAKNERSVTVRVVSCESMVYNEGSQLRNLIDADIIVRYKLNSENLMHHKFCLLDTDWWCANCLMAFHCAQYGEPANMQFSTFDKAVISDKPGLYRLFGSSCTRCDSSKRKLSTRQRSGSNPLPKGGILITGSSNWTMAALSLHWDNMILTSFPEMVNPFSVEFQRIWYEMNDILVSSQLPVPTYKKDDAK, from the exons ATGAACGGGCTTTTACAACCATCATTAGCTTTTTTCAAAAGTTTGGGCTGGCGTGGAAAGCTATTAGCTACATTTGGAGTAATAGTCTCAACGGATGTAATTTACGAGTTGTGGCTATTACTTCGAGATGTGGTTCATCGGAAAAAAAGCCAGATGCGCTTTTGTGAAGTGCATTTTATGAACAGACGAAAAATTGCAAACCCTTCTCCGAGTTCACTGGCGTTGAAATTCGAGCATACCAACCGGCTCGTTAGCTATATTGACCGAGCTGAGAAATCAATATATCTGTCCATGTATATATTTACGATCAAAGAGGTTTGCGAAGCAGTTATACGAGCAAAGAATGAGCGATCGGTAACAGTTAGAGTAGTCTCCTGTGAATCGATGGTATACAACGAAGGATCGCAACTTCGCAATTTGATTGACGCAG ACATTATTGTTCGGTATAAGCTCAATAGTGAAAACCTCATGCACCACAAGTTTTGTCTGCTAGACACTGACTGGTGGTGTGCAAACTGTTTGATGGCATTCCATTGTGCTCAATACGGAGAACCTGCAAATATGCAATTCTCCACTTTTGACAAGGCTGTTATAAGCGATAAACCTGGATTATACCGTTTATTTGGAAGCTCGTGCACTCGTTGCGATtctagcaaaagaaaattatcAACCCGGCAAAGATCAGGATCCAATCCGTTACCAAAAGGTGGCATTTTGATTACGGGATCCAGCAATTGGACGATGGCAGCTCTAAGCTTGCACTGGGACAACATGATATTAACATCGTTTCCAGAAATGGTTAATCCGTTTAGCGTAGAGTTTCAGCGAATTTGGTATGAAATGAATGATATTTTAGTCAGTTCGCAGCTGCCGGTTCCAACTTATAAAAAAGACGATGCGAAATGA